The DNA region TTTGGCTTCGTCCAATACCACATGGCCGCGGAGTTGCGGCGTCGCGGTGGATCCGGAGAGCGCGACGGCGGCGATGAGCGGTCCCTGCAGGGACGAGTCGGAAATCACGCCGGCCGGAAGCAACCGGGCCAGGAAGGCCGCGTCGCTCCGCGCTCGGACGACGAATCCGTCGAAGGCGCTGATCGCGCCGCCGGTGATCGTGCCGTGGAGCTGGAAAAACATCTCGCCCAACCGGCCGTTGACCTGATCGAGTTGCGTGCCGCTTTCCGACAACAGAAGCCGTCCCTGAAGATCGCTGATGCGTTCCGGCAGGGACGGACTGGTCAGACCGATGTTCCGGGCGATGATCTCTCCGCCGACAAAGGTCACGCCGCCCGGCTGGTTGAGCGGGCCGACCAACCGGAACGTCGGCAGCGCTTCTCCGGTCACGTCCCGCGAGCCGGCCAGGAACGCGGACACGCGGTCGGAGCGAATGGATTTGGCGAGGAGCCGAACCAGGTCGGCCGCCTCCATGCTGCCGGAGAGTTCCATCTCGAGCCAGGGCCCGGCTTCCAGAAACGACACCATGGCTTTGCCTTGCGTGATCCGGATATCGCCGTACTGCCCGGTCAACCCCAGCACCCGGACCCGCCCGGCTTCGACCAGCACCGTCGCGGCGAGGTCTCGCGCCGGGACGCGATCCTGGCCGATCAGCGCGCGTCCCTGCTGGACCCGAAATTCCCCGGTGAGGGAGACGGATGTCGCAGCCGCGGCCGAACCGGTCAGCGTCGCGGTTACGACTTCGACCACCCCGCCGATCTGTCGTTCCGCGATGACCGGCTGCAGTTCGGCATGGATCCACTGCGGCGGGACGTGCGACAACAAATCGTTCAGGTCGATCGTCGAGGAAGACAACGTCACCGAAAAAGTCGGTTGGGCCGTCAATAGTCCGGACAGGTTGGCCCTGCCGCTCAAGGCGAAGCGATCCACGTTGGCGGTGATGTCGGACAGCAGCACGTCGTAGCCCGTCACGCCGGGCACGATCCGCAGGGCGCCGCGCAGATTGGCCGCCCCCGTGAGGCCTTCCGGGACCGGCCGCGGACCGAAGAAGTCGGCCAATTCCCGGAGATGAAGGTTGGCCGCCTCGATCCTGCCTTCGAACAGGAGAGACGTCCGCGCGGCGACCGGCTCCTCGGCAGCCAACGTGGCCGGTGCTTCGGCGCCGGCGACGACGCCGGTCACGGACACCGCCGACACACCCTCCTGTCCGGGCAGGGTCGCGGCGAGGTGAACATCGGCGCGTGTTCGGCCGGGCGGGATCGAGAGCGTCGCATCGACGGTTTTGAGTTGGAGCCGCCGGGTTCCGCCCGGACGGGAATCGTCGAGGATGGTGACGGTGCCGTTCAGCAAGGCCGCCTCGCGGATGCGCAGCATCTGCGCCAGAGCCCTCAAGGCGGATTCGTCCTGCGCGCTCTGGGCCTGCGCCTCGGCGAGGATGTTCCATCGGCCGTTCTGATCCCGGCGCAAGGTCACCTGGGGATCTTCGATCAACAAGCGCTTCCCGACCACCTGCCGGCGCAGCAGCGGGATGAGACGGAGCACCATGTCCACCCGTCTGGCGGTCAGCAGAATATGGGTCGGGTCGCGGTCATGGACGACGACCTGACTCAGCTCGAGCCGGACTCGGGGAAAGACGACGAGCTTGACGTGCCCGACGTCGATTTTGCGTCCGACGTTGTGCTCGATCTGCCGGAGGAAAAACTCTTTGAGATAATCCTGGCCGGTCAGGGGGCGGGAGAAGACCACGCCGAGCAGCACGAGGACCAGCAGCACAAGGAGCAGCGCACTGAGACGGACCCTCACTCCTCCTCCGGTTGGGTGCGCAGGGAAGTACGTATCGATCGCCATCTTACTGGATCGATGGGGGGAAATCCACCGACCGGTCGATCTCCGCCGGCGCCGGCGCATCCCGTGAAGTGCGAGCGTTCGCTGGTCGGCGGTCGACTGAACGGCTATAATGCGCCGGTCACCGAACCACTCCGTCTGCATGGAACGCCCGTGAATGCTCCCACACCGCCCGCTCGTCCGCCGCGCGCCCGGTGGATCATCCTCGCCTTGTTGTTCGCCATCAGTGTCGTGACCTACATCGACCGTGTCAACATTTCCGTGACGGCGAGGCAGATGATGCCGGCTTTCGGGTTGACGGACGGACAAATGGGGCGCATCTTCTCCGCCTTCGTGCTGGGCTATGCGCTCTTTCAAATTCCCGGAGGATGGTTGGGGGATCGATGGGGCGCACGCCGCGTGTTGACCGCGGCGGTGCTCTGGTGGTCTCTGTTCACGGCCTTGACCGCGGTCGCCGCCACGCTGCCGCTGGCGGACCTGGTCGGAATCGTCGGTTCGCTCGCTGTCGTCAGATTTTTGCTCGGCGTCGGCGAGGCCGCGGCCTTGCCGAACTTCAACCGGGCCGTTGCGGATTGGCTCGACCCTCGAGAGCGGGGGCTGGGCATCGGGATCGCCATCGGCGGCATCGGGGTCGGCTCGGCGCTGACACCGCCCGTCGCGGCCTGGCTCATGGTGAATTTCGGGTGGCAGACGGTGTTCTACTTGTCGGCCGCGCTGGGGTTGCTGATCGCCGGTTTATGGTATTGGTGCGCGACGGATCATCCGGCGCAGCGTCCGCGGACGCGCGGCGAAGCGCTCGAGGCGCCGCCGCCCGGAAAGACGCCCTGGAAAGCCATCGGCACGACGCCGGCGGTATGGTGGCTTGTGCTCAGTTACAGTTGTCTGGGCTACGTCGCCTACGTGTACATGTCGTGGTTCTATCTCTACCTGGTGAACGTGCGCGGGTTCGGCGAGTTGCGCGGCGCCGTCTTCGCGTCTCTGCCGTTTCTGGCCGTTCTTGTGTTCTGTCCGCTGGGCGGGTGGGTCACCGATCGATTGGCGACCGCCTATGGCGTGACGAAGGGCCGAGGCGCCGCGGGAATGGCGGGCATGCTGCTCTCCGGAACGGTGATCGCGCTCGGTGCCGTGGTCGATTCCGCGTGGATCGCGATTCTCTGTCTCTCGCTGGGGGCCGGCTGGCTGTACTTTACGGTGGGGGCTTACTGGGCGTCGACAACCGATTTGTCCAAAACCCACGCGGGCACCCTGTCCGGACTGATGAACACCGGCGCCAACCTCGGGGGAAGCCTTTCTCCCACTGTGACGCCGTGGTTGGCCGACCACTGGGGGTGGCCCGTCTCGCTGGGCGCCGCGGCGTTGCTCGCCGCCCTCGGCGGGCTTATGTGGCTGAAGATCGATCCAGGCAAAGGGCTACGCGGGAGCAATGAGGAATGTGGAATGTGGAATGGCGAGGCTTGAAGATTGGCTCACGGAACGCATCCTTGCCATTCATAATTCCTCATTATTCCTCATTCCACATTCCTCATTCCCGGCAGCCCTTGCCTCTCGCGCCGCGCGCTTGGTAGATTGCCGATCGAGGTGACGTCCGATGGTCATGCAATTTGAGAAGAAAAATCCCCGGGCGACGATCATGACGAAGTTCGGGGAGATCACGGTCCGCTTCTATCCCGAAGAGGCGCCCAGGCATGTGGAGAATTTTCTCAACCTGGCGAAGCTCGGCTTCTATAACGGCACGACCTTCCACCGCGTCATCCCGGGGTTCATCATTCAAGGCGGCGACCCGCTGAGTAAGGAAGCGGATCGCCGGTTGCACGGCACCGGGGGACCGGGCTATTGGCTCATCCCGGAACCGAACGACCGGCCCCACAAGCGCGGGGCGGTGTCGATGGCCAAAGTACCTCGCGAGAGTAACAGCACGCGCGACTTCAACGACAGCGGGTCGCAATTCTTCATCTGCGTGGCGGATTCCAGCGGACTGGACCGGCGCTATACCGTCTTCGGCGAAGTGTTCCGCGGGATGGACGTCGTGGACAAGATCGTGGCCGTCCCGCGCGACGAGTTCGACAATCCGCTGGAGCCGATCGTGATGCAGATTACGGTGAAGGAATAGACGCTGCCCGGCGGCCGGTTGCTGTTCGCTATCATCTGTTTCGAACATCCTTGTCAGCCGTCAGCTATCAGGTTAACCCCTGCCCTCCCTGCGCGATGTCGCCATCCTCAGGTGCATCGATGCACGACGTGCATGGGCGCACAACCTACCGCATCCTGATTCTTAGAAGCTCCTCGCGACCTCTCCTAGGTTCCGGTCATTTTCCGGCGAAGCATCAAGCTCTTCCAGCATGGCACGCCGATCCTTCGGTGGCGGTACTGTTCTTGCTGAATCCGCTCACCCAAGCCACGTTTTCAGTATGAGCCTTATGAATTCTCTTTTCGCGTTCATCGCCATAGGGGCCCCGCTTGTCGCCAGCGGTCTGATCGTTTTGCTGGGCGCCTCGCTGGGCGAGCGTA from Nitrospirota bacterium includes:
- a CDS encoding AsmA-like C-terminal domain-containing protein, whose translation is MRVRLSALLLVLLVLVLLGVVFSRPLTGQDYLKEFFLRQIEHNVGRKIDVGHVKLVVFPRVRLELSQVVVHDRDPTHILLTARRVDMVLRLIPLLRRQVVGKRLLIEDPQVTLRRDQNGRWNILAEAQAQSAQDESALRALAQMLRIREAALLNGTVTILDDSRPGGTRRLQLKTVDATLSIPPGRTRADVHLAATLPGQEGVSAVSVTGVVAGAEAPATLAAEEPVAARTSLLFEGRIEAANLHLRELADFFGPRPVPEGLTGAANLRGALRIVPGVTGYDVLLSDITANVDRFALSGRANLSGLLTAQPTFSVTLSSSTIDLNDLLSHVPPQWIHAELQPVIAERQIGGVVEVVTATLTGSAAAATSVSLTGEFRVQQGRALIGQDRVPARDLAATVLVEAGRVRVLGLTGQYGDIRITQGKAMVSFLEAGPWLEMELSGSMEAADLVRLLAKSIRSDRVSAFLAGSRDVTGEALPTFRLVGPLNQPGGVTFVGGEIIARNIGLTSPSLPERISDLQGRLLLSESGTQLDQVNGRLGEMFFQLHGTITGGAISAFDGFVVRARSDAAFLARLLPAGVISDSSLQGPLIAAVALSGSTATPQLRGHVVLDEAKWVIPGLGEKPPGAPAALEFDGNLASGNVFTVTKLELVLPPLRLATKGKIQLGKRFAMDVSLATGTVSLSSLPEWLSTAGIEAGKLEVSLDIKGSNPDWRTWRINGWLALTNGLMLAKGLDGHVQDLYVRLKLIRNSAELKRLAFRIGDSDLAVSGTIKNWAHKPLVTAKIESSHLDIDLLIPKGARSPIRDLLETLAAASRVNATATIDRGVYKKLRFGGLSCRITIEDGILDVDRIAGQSDGGQVAGRIVVQLPRQAPAETEASVRITGMRFEELLPLLGTEEHWVTGALKLTGTVRGHGRNPHGVFPTLGGKATLLIEDGRIFKNDKRAIWKVLSILNLPAVLQGKVDLDKEGLPFNRLSATVSARNGLIESENIILDSPVLKITAAGNYDLATDQLDMVWAVSPFGSYSQFLKSIPLFGRLLAGERKGIATALFQVKGSIEDPEVTYLPMKSFASGLTGLAQLAFDVLKNTITLPVDLVSPDEKPPGSTEKAPPSEAPPGPAAP
- a CDS encoding MFS transporter translates to MKCERSLVGGRLNGYNAPVTEPLRLHGTPVNAPTPPARPPRARWIILALLFAISVVTYIDRVNISVTARQMMPAFGLTDGQMGRIFSAFVLGYALFQIPGGWLGDRWGARRVLTAAVLWWSLFTALTAVAATLPLADLVGIVGSLAVVRFLLGVGEAAALPNFNRAVADWLDPRERGLGIGIAIGGIGVGSALTPPVAAWLMVNFGWQTVFYLSAALGLLIAGLWYWCATDHPAQRPRTRGEALEAPPPGKTPWKAIGTTPAVWWLVLSYSCLGYVAYVYMSWFYLYLVNVRGFGELRGAVFASLPFLAVLVFCPLGGWVTDRLATAYGVTKGRGAAGMAGMLLSGTVIALGAVVDSAWIAILCLSLGAGWLYFTVGAYWASTTDLSKTHAGTLSGLMNTGANLGGSLSPTVTPWLADHWGWPVSLGAAALLAALGGLMWLKIDPGKGLRGSNEECGMWNGEA
- a CDS encoding peptidylprolyl isomerase — encoded protein: MVMQFEKKNPRATIMTKFGEITVRFYPEEAPRHVENFLNLAKLGFYNGTTFHRVIPGFIIQGGDPLSKEADRRLHGTGGPGYWLIPEPNDRPHKRGAVSMAKVPRESNSTRDFNDSGSQFFICVADSSGLDRRYTVFGEVFRGMDVVDKIVAVPRDEFDNPLEPIVMQITVKE